From the genome of Anopheles moucheti chromosome 3, idAnoMoucSN_F20_07, whole genome shotgun sequence, one region includes:
- the LOC128305479 gene encoding uncharacterized protein LOC128305479, whose translation MEPKFGAYIKFNGCIIVLIVGFHVIVNAHQWIVQLQNRGEYRFLEGLGMRHHPAVDGVFQIMWIIAVTSLYQALWLEVGLLLYPIGFVFGIETLIICVGDVIKRWNDDVEDCYLRRGQDAVLFFAVVVYFYYTLYILKKLFRSEDRKCNALPPAPGSVQSQPSYPLVRVH comes from the exons ATGGAGCCTAAGTTCGGTGCGTACATAAAGTTTAACGGCTGCATTATAGTGCTCATAGTCGGGTTTCATGTAATTGTAAACGCACATCAGTGGATTGTACAGTTGCAGAACCGGGGCGAATATCGTTTCCTCGAGG GTCTTGGAATGCGCCATCATCCCGCGGTAGATGGAGTGTTTCAGATTATGTGGATTATTGCCGTAACTTCGCTGTATCAGGCACTCTGGCTG GAGGTGGGACTGTTGCTGTACCCGATCGGGTTCGTGTTCGGTATAGAGACGCTGATTATTTGTGTCGGGGACGTGATCAAGCGGTGGAACGATGATGTTGAGGATTGCTACCTGCGCAGAGGTCAAGATGCAGTCCTGTTCTTCG CGGTAGTAGTGTACTTCTACTACACTTTGTACATCCTGAAGAAATTGTTTCGATCGGAAGATCGTAAATGTAATGCCCTACCACCAGCACCAGGATCGGTGCAAAGCCAACCATCCTACCCATTAGTAAGGGTACACTAG
- the LOC128305478 gene encoding uncharacterized protein LOC128305478, producing MERPLRRYVKSHGYAIAISALFFGCIYVASILNEDQLSRTASEYAFFRSRPLEQLIFSIAWIVAGLIFLLGLICERKETIFPFATIFLVEWSLILVQLVSKLEHRNLLEVILSAEAAVFLLVPLYVGYTLVILYRAFDSLCKDDEDIEQARRPVKFFFGEDPDDTYS from the exons ATGGAGCGCCCCCTAAGACGGTACGTGAAATCCCACGGGTATGCAATCGCCATATCTGCCCTGTTTTTCGGCTGCATCTACGTCGCCAGTATACTCAACGAAGATCAGCTGAGTCGCACCGCAAGCGAAT ATGCTTTCTTCCGCTCACGACCGCTCGAGCAGTTGATCTTTTCGATCGCGTGGATCGTCGCTGGGTTGATCTTCCTGCTGGGGCTGATCTGCGAGCGTAAGGAAACGATCTTTCCGTTCGCCACCATCTTTCTGGTCGAGTGGAGCCTCATACTGGTGCAGCTGGTCAGCAAGTTGGAGCACCGCAACCTGCTCGAGGTGATCCTATCGGCCGAGGCAGCAGTGTTTCTAC TGGTGCCGTTGTACGTGGGATACACGCTGGTCATACTGTACCGCGCGTTTGACAGTCTGTGCAAAGATGACGAAGACATCGAGCAGGCACGGCGTCCGGTGAAATTCTTTTTCGGCGAAGATCCCGACGATACCTACAGCTAA
- the LOC128305477 gene encoding uncharacterized protein LOC128305477 yields the protein MDKYLRWFIKYQACMIAMLTLTMVVVITPAISDNGQREIENLRFGGLVATIFGFSWAAAVLCLAHAIYKEDKRFIYPYVVVFGLDLSLLILREFYLMVIHGFFIEIMTLKLFIATLIVPYVFASLFALHRLFTVDPIESERTEGFVRFDRNEMTVVEEPNTTSNSTNRTIPEVA from the exons ATGGATAAATATTTGCGATGGTTCATCAAATATCAGGCGTGCATGATCGCGATGCTTACGCtaacgatggtggtggtgatcaCACCGGCGATATCCGACAATGGCCAGCGTGAAA TTGAAAATCTTCGTTTTGGGGGTCTCGTGGCTACAATATTTGGCTTCTCCTGGGCCGCAGCCGTCTTGTGTCTAGCACATGCTATATATAAG GAAGATAAACGTTTTATATACCCGTACGTGGTCGTGTTCGGATTGGATCTCTCATTGCTGATACTGCGCGAATTCTACCTCATGGTAATCCATGGGTTTTTTATAGAAATAATGACGCTTAAACTATTCATCGCTACGCTAA TCGTACCGTACGTGTTTGCCAGTCTGTTTGCGCTGCATCGACTTTTTACCGTGGACCCAATTGAATCTGAGCGGACCGAAGGGTTTGTGCGCTTCGATCGCAACGAGATGACCGTTGTCGAGGAGCCAAACACAACCAGCAATTCGACGAACCGCACAATACCAGAAGTCGCATAG
- the LOC128305481 gene encoding uncharacterized protein LOC128305481 codes for MERYLRFYIKFQGYMIGVFTVLLSVLLSLVIYENNPPYYPMEMYYDFRFMGSTAIVLGLFWFVAGVAFLYGVYREIKQCLLPFALLYLLDLFLLAIRDIVMVWHDRRWYTMVFVNIPSLLAVLYITCYLFMTLIALARLFSSDPKPQAGDNFVRFNNGITNPVAIDEEAALVAE; via the exons atggagcgcTATTTGCGATTTTACATAAAATTCCAAGGCTATATGATCGGTGTGTTCACGGTGCTGTTGTCGGTGCTATTGTCGCTTGTGATATACGAGAATAATCCACCGTACTATCCGATGGAGATGT ATTATGACTTCCGCTTCATGGGCAGTACGGCGATAGTGTTGGGACTGTTCTGGTTTGTAGCTGGTGTGGCCTTCCTGTACGGTGTGTATCGCGAAATCAAGCAGTGCTTGCTGCCGTTCGCTCTGCTGTATCTGCTCGATTTGTTTCTGCTTGCCATCCGGGACATTGTGATGGTTTGGCACGACCGTCGCTGGTACACCATGGTGTTTGTGAACATACCGTCGTTGCTGGCAGTGCTGT acaTCACTTGTTACTTGTTCATGACGCTGATCGCTTTGGCTCGTTTGTTCAGCAGCGATCCGAAGCCGCAAGCGGGTGATAATTTTGTACGGTTCAACAACGGCATCACCAATCCAGTCGCAATCGACGAGGAAGCTGCACTGGTGGCGGAATAA